From a single Drosophila sulfurigaster albostrigata strain 15112-1811.04 chromosome 3, ASM2355843v2, whole genome shotgun sequence genomic region:
- the LOC133846136 gene encoding DEP domain-containing protein DDB_G0279099 isoform X4 gives MYRLQRRAALIAKQDLGTLNNHSNNNSSNNHSTIITATATATGVNSKKSFLASTTSTATATTTTTTTKTLNPSTNPTLNLQQKHNNKMELLSSPATATAIATTATAAVTTTTTTKQLLVQDYLNYASPPTYSRLPPDGHEFPPNFSEPLIMHPTQTQHTLLLKTGAKTELSFEHNNNTSNNNNNNNNNNKLEAAPPLPKTGPPPTVPRKLYRQDLVINVEDARPAATTPSTAATAAATATAAPSSARDYQRSSSTNAPRKPSDWRKDEKSEKSVRDKIAMFSSSNELDTIVPTPTSTLSSASSSSSFARKPLNMSSENLLEATQSTPALKTRAMSVENLNDAQRQYQLAKQLPQLHVADSMYSLHTLSATPTTTHSNNYSYASLPRRSHGLGSNSASAVERRISFSGEGDAANRKAAITNILEQRRRSLSKLRGLVIPERPQLLEPILDLPEIKSQVKAASGEDSTDSGLGETRPLRHTSNNLSSQPNSHNSTVSSNNNIGSYRSIFSSSQRRPLESQLSQPPAKPPRTSLATPTRPNLSTQFLGDQESDTDSVFSTTARVPTPPEKFALTRTLSSETNTSIASSNTSTLTSGSSAGSQASCSSLGSTPTVDLTRRVLKLNGSANSSELSLGNRKSILASAKCRSAKSRGQDNSQDNDNDSTDGEACVLNGRRVKSSYKQQQQQQQLQQLQQHQLLGKQLVVDKLINVAAYVELTSDTDDSSRRSDTPAKISAMFIDEERKASFKADPTQRAKMQQRVQAKPVISPLAQRTQTPKLSSVGLGAAANKSQTTAELREKFERSAAAVAAAAAAAQTPPVHKAIATVVVATKPHHERFSSLDSLASSSSGVSSTTQNVSTTQETATEFGSFSSLGSNQSLITAQDVQQIVEEADPPLKTPEAFIIVLQRDTPESSIGITLAGGSDYEAKEITIHKILSNTPAAKDGRLKKGDRILAVNGMSMRGLTHRESISVLKTPRPEVVVVVTRSESLIIKPLNKKRSSLGSLSSLNEKPTELDYERKRNYHKASRSLDLDLDIVSNEGGTATPSTPSTGTSSPQQPASLLDEANSNDAEATIATIRARRQLSRGDAAKLSTSELLERAAEARHAIAAEIRAQAEDAASGGGARCVEIVKDSCGLGFSIEGGFDSPLGNRPLIVKKVFMGGAAQKTNQVRNGDEILSINGASTARMTRVDAWNYMKQLPLGPVKISFA, from the exons ATCTTGGTACCCtaaacaaccacagcaacaacaacagcagcaacaatcacaGCACAATcatcacagcaacagccacagcaactggAGTCAATAGCAAGAAGAGCTTTTTGGCCAGCACAACGAGCACcgcaacagcgacaacgacaacaacgacgacaaaaaCTTTGAATCCGAGCACAAATCCAACTTTAAATTTGCAGCagaagcacaacaacaaaatggagCTGCTGAGCagcccagcaacagcaacagcaatagcaacaacagccacagcagcagtgacaacaacaaccacaacgaaaCAATTGCTGGTGCAGGATTATTTGAATTACGCCTCCCCGCCAACATATTCACGTTTGCCGCCCGATGGCCATGAGTTTCCGCCCAATTTCAGTGAGCCGCTGATCATGCATCCCACACAGACGCAACACACGCTGCTGCTCAAGACTGGAGCGAAAACAGAGCTCAGCTtcgagcacaacaacaacacgagtaacaacaataacaacaacaacaacaacaacaaattggagGCAGCTCCACCGCTGCCCAAGACGGGACCGCCGCCAACTGTGCCGCGTAAATTGTATCGCCAAGATTTGGTGATCAATGTGGAGGATGCGCGTCCAGCAGCAACCACACCAtccacagcagccacagcagcagcaacagccacagcagcgccatctagcgcTCGTGATTATCAACGTTCCTCGAGCACGAATGCGCCACGCAAACCGAGCGATTGGCGCAAAGATGAAAAGTCCGAGAAATCGGTGCGTGACAAAATTGCCATGTTCTCGTCCAGCAACGAGCTGGACACGATTGTGCCCACACCCACATCCACACTTAGCTCCGCCAGCTCTAGCTCCAGCTTTGCACGCAAGCCGCTCAACATGAGCAGCGAGAATCTGCTGGAGGCGACACAATCAACGCCAGCGCTTAAGACGCGCGCGATGAGCGTGGAGAATCTGAATGATGCACAGCGTCAGTATCAGTTGGCCAAGCAGTTGCCACAGCTGCATGTGGCCGACTCCATGTACTCGCTGCACACGCTGTCCGCCACGCCCACAAcgacacacagcaacaactacagctacGCCTCGCTGCCGCGTCGCAGTCACGGACTTGGCTCCAACTCGGCCTCGGCTGTGGAGCGTCGCATTAGCTTCTCGGGTGAGGGCGATGCGGCCAATCGCAAGGCAGCGATTACGAACATCTTGGAGCAACGGCGTCGCAGTCTGTCCAAGCTGCGTGGCCTAGTCATCCCGGAGCGTCCCCAGCTGCTGGAGCCGATCTTAGACTTGCCGGAGATCAAGAGCCAGGTGAAGGCGGCCAGCGGCGAAGACTCCACAGACAGCGGACTGGGCGAGACGCGTCCACTGCGACACACAAGCAACAACCTGAGCTCCCAACCCAACTCCCACAACTCGACTgtaagcagcaacaacaatattggCAGCTATCGCAGCATCTTCTCCAGCTCGCAACGTCGTCCGCTTGAGTCGCAGCTGTCACAGCCACCCGCAAAGCCGCCACGCACCTCgctggccacgcccacacgccCTAATCTATCCACACAATTCCTGGGTGATCAGGAGAGCGACACGGATTCGGTGTTCTCGACCACAGCACGCGTGCCAACGCCGCCCGAGAAGTTCGCATTGACGCGCACGCTCAGCTCGGAGACAAACACCTCGATAGCCAGCTCCAACACCTCCACCCTGACGTCGGGCAGCTCAGCTGGTTCCCAGGCCAGCTGCAGTTCGTTGGGCAGCACTCCCACAGTCGACTTGACACGTCGTGTGCTTAAGTTGAATGGCAGCGCCAACAGCTCGGAGTTGTCGCTGGGCAATCGCAAGAGCATTTTGGCCTCGGCCAAGTGTCGCAGCGCCAAGAGTCGTGGCCAGGACAACAGTCaggacaatgacaacgacagcaCCGATGGTGAGGCTTGTGTGCTCAACGGACGTCGCGTCAAGTCGAGctacaagcaacaacagcagcagcaacagttgcagcaactgcagcaacatcagctgcTGGGAAAACAACTTGTGGTGGACAAGCTCATCAATGTGGCTGCCTATGTGGAGCTCACATCCGACACAGACGACAGCAGTCGTCGCTCCGATACGCCGGCCAAGATCAGTGCCATGTTTATTGATGAGGAGCGCAAAGCCAGCTTCAAAGCGGATCCCACGCAACGTGCCAAAATGCAACAGCGTGTCCAGGCCAAGCCGGTCATCAGTCCGCTGGCCCAGCGTACTCAAACCCCTAAGCTGAGCAGTGTCGGTCTCGGTGCTGCAGCCAACAAGTCGCAGACAACCGCCGAGTTGCGGGAGAAATTCGAACGCAGTGCTgccgctgtggctgctgcagctgctgccgcacAAACGCCGCCGGTGCACAAGGCAATTGCCACCGTGGTGGTGGCCACAAAGCCGCATCACGAACGCTTCAGTTCGCTGGATTCGCTGGCTTCCAGTTCGTCGGGTGTTAGCTCAACCACACAGAATGTGAGCACCACCCAGGAGACGGCCACGGAATTCGGCAGCTTCTCGTCGCTGGGCAGCAATCAGAGCTTGATCACCGCTCAGGATGTGCAGCAGATTGTCGAGGAGGCCGATCCCCCATTGAAGACCCCGGAGGCGTTCATCATTGTCCTGCAGCGGGATACGCCCGAGAGCAGCATTGGCATCACGCTCGCCGGTGGCTCCGACTACGAGGCTAAAGAGATTACC ATCCACAAGATTTTGAGCAACACGCCGGCTGCCAAGGATGGTCGCCTGAAGAAGGGCGATCGCATCTTGGCCGTCAACGGCATGAGCATGCGGGGCTTGACCCATCGCGAGTCCATCAGCGTGCTCAAG ACACCACGTCCTGAGGTCGTTGTGGTCGTGACACGCTCCGAATCGCTGATCATCAAACCATTGAACAAGAAACGCTCCTCGCTCGGCTCACTCAGCTCGCTGAATGAGAAGCCCACGGAATTGGATTACGAACGCAAGCGCAACTATCACAAGGCATCGCGCTCCCTCGATCTGGACTTGGATATTGTGTCCAACGAAGGCGGCACTGCCACGCCCAGCACCCCAAGCACAGGCACCAGCAGTCCACAGCAGCCAGCCAGTCTGCTAGACGAAGCGAACAGCAATGATGCGGAAGCCACCATTGCCACCATTCGGGCCAGACGTCAACTCTCCCGTGGCGATGCCGCCAAGCTGAGCACCAGCGAACTTCTGGAGCGAGCTGCCGAGGCACGTCATGCCATTGCCGCCGAGATTCGTGCTCAGG CTGAGGATGCTGCGTCTGGCGGCGGTGCGAGGTGTGTGGAAATCGTCAAGGACAGCTGTGGACTGGGCTTCTCCATCGAGGGAGGCTTCGACTCGCCATTGGGCAATCGCCCGCTGATTGTCAAGAAGGTTTTCATGG GCGGCGCTGCCCAGAAGACCAATCAGGTGCGAAATGGCGATGAGATCCTCAGCATTAATGGTGCATCCACGGCGCGCATGACACGCGTCGATGCCTGGAACTACATGAAGCAATTGCCGCTGGGTCCGGTCAAGATTTCATTTGCCTGA
- the LOC133846136 gene encoding probable serine/threonine-protein kinase nek3 isoform X5, with the protein MELLSSPATATAIATTATAAVTTTTTTKQLLVQDYLNYASPPTYSRLPPDGHEFPPNFSEPLIMHPTQTQHTLLLKTGAKTELSFEHNNNTSNNNNNNNNNNKLEAAPPLPKTGPPPTVPRKLYRQDLVINVEDARPAATTPSTAATAAATATAAPSSARDYQRSSSTNAPRKPSDWRKDEKSEKSVRDKIAMFSSSNELDTIVPTPTSTLSSASSSSSFARKPLNMSSENLLEATQSTPALKTRAMSVENLNDAQRQYQLAKQLPQLHVADSMYSLHTLSATPTTTHSNNYSYASLPRRSHGLGSNSASAVERRISFSGEGDAANRKAAITNILEQRRRSLSKLRGLVIPERPQLLEPILDLPEIKSQVKAASGEDSTDSGLGETRPLRHTSNNLSSQPNSHNSTVSSNNNIGSYRSIFSSSQRRPLESQLSQPPAKPPRTSLATPTRPNLSTQFLGDQESDTDSVFSTTARVPTPPEKFALTRTLSSETNTSIASSNTSTLTSGSSAGSQASCSSLGSTPTVDLTRRVLKLNGSANSSELSLGNRKSILASAKCRSAKSRGQDNSQDNDNDSTDGEACVLNGRRVKSSYKQQQQQQQLQQLQQHQLLGKQLVVDKLINVAAYVELTSDTDDSSRRSDTPAKISAMFIDEERKASFKADPTQRAKMQQRVQAKPVISPLAQRTQTPKLSSVGLGAAANKSQTTAELREKFERSAAAVAAAAAAAQTPPVHKAIATVVVATKPHHERFSSLDSLASSSSGVSSTTQNVSTTQETATEFGSFSSLGSNQSLITAQDVQQIVEEADPPLKTPEAFIIVLQRDTPESSIGITLAGGSDYEAKEITIHKILSNTPAAKDGRLKKGDRILAVNGMSMRGLTHRESISVLKTPRPEVVVVVTRSESLIIKPLNKKRSSLGSLSSLNEKPTELDYERKRNYHKASRSLDLDLDIVSNEGGTATPSTPSTGTSSPQQPASLLDEANSNDAEATIATIRARRQLSRGDAAKLSTSELLERAAEARHAIAAEIRAQAEDAASGGGARCVEIVKDSCGLGFSIEGGFDSPLGNRPLIVKKVFMGGAAQKTNQVRNGDEILSINGASTARMTRVDAWNYMKQLPLGPVKISFA; encoded by the exons atggagCTGCTGAGCagcccagcaacagcaacagcaatagcaacaacagccacagcagcagtgacaacaacaaccacaacgaaaCAATTGCTGGTGCAGGATTATTTGAATTACGCCTCCCCGCCAACATATTCACGTTTGCCGCCCGATGGCCATGAGTTTCCGCCCAATTTCAGTGAGCCGCTGATCATGCATCCCACACAGACGCAACACACGCTGCTGCTCAAGACTGGAGCGAAAACAGAGCTCAGCTtcgagcacaacaacaacacgagtaacaacaataacaacaacaacaacaacaacaaattggagGCAGCTCCACCGCTGCCCAAGACGGGACCGCCGCCAACTGTGCCGCGTAAATTGTATCGCCAAGATTTGGTGATCAATGTGGAGGATGCGCGTCCAGCAGCAACCACACCAtccacagcagccacagcagcagcaacagccacagcagcgccatctagcgcTCGTGATTATCAACGTTCCTCGAGCACGAATGCGCCACGCAAACCGAGCGATTGGCGCAAAGATGAAAAGTCCGAGAAATCGGTGCGTGACAAAATTGCCATGTTCTCGTCCAGCAACGAGCTGGACACGATTGTGCCCACACCCACATCCACACTTAGCTCCGCCAGCTCTAGCTCCAGCTTTGCACGCAAGCCGCTCAACATGAGCAGCGAGAATCTGCTGGAGGCGACACAATCAACGCCAGCGCTTAAGACGCGCGCGATGAGCGTGGAGAATCTGAATGATGCACAGCGTCAGTATCAGTTGGCCAAGCAGTTGCCACAGCTGCATGTGGCCGACTCCATGTACTCGCTGCACACGCTGTCCGCCACGCCCACAAcgacacacagcaacaactacagctacGCCTCGCTGCCGCGTCGCAGTCACGGACTTGGCTCCAACTCGGCCTCGGCTGTGGAGCGTCGCATTAGCTTCTCGGGTGAGGGCGATGCGGCCAATCGCAAGGCAGCGATTACGAACATCTTGGAGCAACGGCGTCGCAGTCTGTCCAAGCTGCGTGGCCTAGTCATCCCGGAGCGTCCCCAGCTGCTGGAGCCGATCTTAGACTTGCCGGAGATCAAGAGCCAGGTGAAGGCGGCCAGCGGCGAAGACTCCACAGACAGCGGACTGGGCGAGACGCGTCCACTGCGACACACAAGCAACAACCTGAGCTCCCAACCCAACTCCCACAACTCGACTgtaagcagcaacaacaatattggCAGCTATCGCAGCATCTTCTCCAGCTCGCAACGTCGTCCGCTTGAGTCGCAGCTGTCACAGCCACCCGCAAAGCCGCCACGCACCTCgctggccacgcccacacgccCTAATCTATCCACACAATTCCTGGGTGATCAGGAGAGCGACACGGATTCGGTGTTCTCGACCACAGCACGCGTGCCAACGCCGCCCGAGAAGTTCGCATTGACGCGCACGCTCAGCTCGGAGACAAACACCTCGATAGCCAGCTCCAACACCTCCACCCTGACGTCGGGCAGCTCAGCTGGTTCCCAGGCCAGCTGCAGTTCGTTGGGCAGCACTCCCACAGTCGACTTGACACGTCGTGTGCTTAAGTTGAATGGCAGCGCCAACAGCTCGGAGTTGTCGCTGGGCAATCGCAAGAGCATTTTGGCCTCGGCCAAGTGTCGCAGCGCCAAGAGTCGTGGCCAGGACAACAGTCaggacaatgacaacgacagcaCCGATGGTGAGGCTTGTGTGCTCAACGGACGTCGCGTCAAGTCGAGctacaagcaacaacagcagcagcaacagttgcagcaactgcagcaacatcagctgcTGGGAAAACAACTTGTGGTGGACAAGCTCATCAATGTGGCTGCCTATGTGGAGCTCACATCCGACACAGACGACAGCAGTCGTCGCTCCGATACGCCGGCCAAGATCAGTGCCATGTTTATTGATGAGGAGCGCAAAGCCAGCTTCAAAGCGGATCCCACGCAACGTGCCAAAATGCAACAGCGTGTCCAGGCCAAGCCGGTCATCAGTCCGCTGGCCCAGCGTACTCAAACCCCTAAGCTGAGCAGTGTCGGTCTCGGTGCTGCAGCCAACAAGTCGCAGACAACCGCCGAGTTGCGGGAGAAATTCGAACGCAGTGCTgccgctgtggctgctgcagctgctgccgcacAAACGCCGCCGGTGCACAAGGCAATTGCCACCGTGGTGGTGGCCACAAAGCCGCATCACGAACGCTTCAGTTCGCTGGATTCGCTGGCTTCCAGTTCGTCGGGTGTTAGCTCAACCACACAGAATGTGAGCACCACCCAGGAGACGGCCACGGAATTCGGCAGCTTCTCGTCGCTGGGCAGCAATCAGAGCTTGATCACCGCTCAGGATGTGCAGCAGATTGTCGAGGAGGCCGATCCCCCATTGAAGACCCCGGAGGCGTTCATCATTGTCCTGCAGCGGGATACGCCCGAGAGCAGCATTGGCATCACGCTCGCCGGTGGCTCCGACTACGAGGCTAAAGAGATTACC ATCCACAAGATTTTGAGCAACACGCCGGCTGCCAAGGATGGTCGCCTGAAGAAGGGCGATCGCATCTTGGCCGTCAACGGCATGAGCATGCGGGGCTTGACCCATCGCGAGTCCATCAGCGTGCTCAAG ACACCACGTCCTGAGGTCGTTGTGGTCGTGACACGCTCCGAATCGCTGATCATCAAACCATTGAACAAGAAACGCTCCTCGCTCGGCTCACTCAGCTCGCTGAATGAGAAGCCCACGGAATTGGATTACGAACGCAAGCGCAACTATCACAAGGCATCGCGCTCCCTCGATCTGGACTTGGATATTGTGTCCAACGAAGGCGGCACTGCCACGCCCAGCACCCCAAGCACAGGCACCAGCAGTCCACAGCAGCCAGCCAGTCTGCTAGACGAAGCGAACAGCAATGATGCGGAAGCCACCATTGCCACCATTCGGGCCAGACGTCAACTCTCCCGTGGCGATGCCGCCAAGCTGAGCACCAGCGAACTTCTGGAGCGAGCTGCCGAGGCACGTCATGCCATTGCCGCCGAGATTCGTGCTCAGG CTGAGGATGCTGCGTCTGGCGGCGGTGCGAGGTGTGTGGAAATCGTCAAGGACAGCTGTGGACTGGGCTTCTCCATCGAGGGAGGCTTCGACTCGCCATTGGGCAATCGCCCGCTGATTGTCAAGAAGGTTTTCATGG GCGGCGCTGCCCAGAAGACCAATCAGGTGCGAAATGGCGATGAGATCCTCAGCATTAATGGTGCATCCACGGCGCGCATGACACGCGTCGATGCCTGGAACTACATGAAGCAATTGCCGCTGGGTCCGGTCAAGATTTCATTTGCCTGA